Proteins encoded by one window of Mustela erminea isolate mMusErm1 chromosome 5, mMusErm1.Pri, whole genome shotgun sequence:
- the LOC116590233 gene encoding basic proline-rich protein-like, translating to MNHLLRVSWITERKNSKRWDKHMKNRSIGNKKQLAVSRRPGSGGFRPLEPGAGGAAVAATSGRSPRPERHTSRLCPRDNGAQPSLPLGAHGHRAVSRRLSPRRTIALSPPAARRPPRRPSPNPVPPPPRHSPFLAGTPRAAPGTASALSLRDTEGHSPRRLLPPLLLPPLGPRPSPPPPPPAPPSAPAPTPPAILFLPPPPPSPLLSVAQAPGLLQVPLAAILTPRGSRRGSARRGPGAPARRCGAGPSPRPPPPSPRLRSRGFAARARARARTRQSGPGIRARRARERLKPSARALFLFHAGERFAARSEFETRCSILLPSGRCDKSLNVSQRNYNNVRGRSVLPILPAAWRPAS from the coding sequence CGGTTTCCCGGCGTCCTGGGAGCGGCGGGTTCCGCCCCTTGGAGCCCGGAGCCGGCGGGGCTGCTGTCGCGGCCACCTCGGGCCGCTCTCCCCGCCCCGAGCGCCACACCTCGCGCCTCTGCCCCCGGGACAACGGCGCACAGCCTAGTCTGCCCCTGGGAGCGCACGGGCACCGGGCGGTCAGCCGCCGCCTCAGCCCCAGACGGACGATTGCCCTCTCCCCGCCGGCGGCCCGGCGCCCCCCGCGGCGTCCCAGCCCCAACCCggtacccccacctcccaggcacAGCCCCTTCCTTGCCGGGACGCCTCGCGCCGCGCCGGGCACAGCCTCGGCTCTCAGCCTCCGAGACACCGAGGGACACTCACCTCGGAGGCTCCTcccgccgctgctgctgccgccgctggGACCGCGGCCGtcgcccccgccgccgccacccGCACCGCCGTCCGCACCGGCGCCAACACCCCCGGCCATCCTCttcctgccgccgccgccgccctctcCGCTCCTGTCAGTGGCTCAGGCTCCCGGGCTGCTCCAGGTTCCCCTCGCCGCCATTTTGACTCctagagggagcaggaggggctcGGCTCGGCGCGGCCCTGGGGCGCCTGCGCGGCGCTGCGGAGCCGGCCCgagcccccgcccgcccccgccgtCGCCGCGCCTACGGTCACGTGGGTTCgcggcgcgcgcgcgcgcgcgcgcgcgcacgcgccaGTCCGGGCCCGGGATACGAGCTCGCAGGGCCCGGGAGCGGTTGAAGCCGAGTGCGCGCGCATTATTTCTTTTCCACGCTGGGGAGCGCTTCGCGGCACGCTCGGAGTTTGAAACTCGTTGCAGCATTCTACTTCCTTCGGGGCGCTGTGACAAATCATTAAATGTATCGCAACGGAATTATAATAACGTTCGTGGACGATCAGTTCTACCAATTCTTCCTGCCGCTTGGCGGCCGGCATCCTGA